One genomic window of Clostridium taeniosporum includes the following:
- the dptH gene encoding DNA phosphorothioation-dependent restriction protein DptH: MSDQFYSYLSEKIVDFFRMNPLSSGAKYNIQFEKEEQVRALYESINKNNTLAREFEYKDLNGEVKYKTYLLDFQNVKLIVSATIDDIQPDFLTRLRNMVGVEDGYKDKAILFIHNTTLDSIMGGTESFTKEGMPFHIKSIQEDIRGNLEKSRFSEVDKAIIELDLERKSKELFGDSISIFEYKDLLATVNGTCIEKEQYKNFGLFYDSKLKNCNNKKELNNRLRDNTFSFNKVSEIHNYGNPETQLEKYFDDKGVDKLKGDDWKEVDFKEVEKFVEAKKATKPLEYISGSESWDKEEGTSKAKSRIRNIIVFNEDHKQDIELEFSFDDTLYKEFLKIDGDIEAITSGKKIKATLHYCDGDASFYKIVYKNDKGIKFEFKIVIVGFNEKYFESIKTKYSIIVKNKNSHILIKTNENSVVFNEFESSSTVEEIYDNYDTVEVKNQEKLELKISDNFEYENDSDLIKFKIKIDESVVPFGIRGTSEKIAPIEGLKVWKLKREKKSDFKFIGENKLQHGTKEYFARDEFRKNLCLEKQIIECEGVYFTESEEGLDSIDLELNPKVKESYDEILRYYKIANKLPSLTYLNDELKNLYHNFIKCYINELNNITEGSLLSREQKNLFRIGMIERKIEDREVILTPLHPLNIVYQLHLSNEFLEEEMNDDIIKKLTSTYLLPYITVDEKKLYIPMEQFNSPEWKYYVDAELPRYKSSRNFVSKLVNEKIEEFVGHFKYLFNMGNNAPIRINLINTGDSKEILQGIFKYYIKQLKGKNKKVLPIDLFIYSNKNITNAFEEVAFNDNINDLKDIYGLDLNVDNMSEEDVLDLYREKVHFYSKKIENGIEYAHITFVEMSNDVKTIISNMDEIPSGIILNGLISGVPSVFLGDAYRTGFGTKYANTKTELMTIASKLNALDTAMDGAPFHINQCKAISVDNDNKTTLDNIYNSSHWVTFIDPKVDLNFFKNDPDAKDLLIIHYSDQYTTAGGYDAITVTRKSGPYQKVIEEFLTKKGIENAKIHSPNVINMFNAINGDWLLRLLSSKSHFPKEKISILSAVKLALAKFKKDNIIWVPVSLEEVLRVSGGAGLKQNEGFLSAKKLGFENNGATSDDILLVGIEKAGDKTYVHYYPIEVKIGDNSNSYINKGIEQAKSTKKIFNEILLPKEDKELSSTQKVYRNFLMQLVITSAEKFNLYNVCNEENWISVIDSDLRRILLNEEYVISNFIEESIGEAAVISFKKENYFDNIKKEDNVLVIEMSEQDGFEFITKTVGEIRKEAGNIEINSVIPENQENTKKEINNKKDGNDEIRKYGTPDGQTLNNKPEDEGVLTPEEMITDQSGLEQNESSIVADPSSEDKDENNRNMQILFGVNQKNNKEVYWCPNDTNKLMHTNTGIIGTMGTGKTQFTKSMVTQIYKESKYNVDSKEVGILIFDYKGDYNKSKQDFLEATDAKVFELYHLPFNPLSVVKAVNSKPMLPLHTANGLKETLAKAFGLGIKQETLLRDLIMEAYEKRGIIKNQPDTWDKPAPTLKDVYDIYVGKEDLKEDSLYAAFSNLIDFEIFEPDCNETQSLFDLIDGVTVIDLSGYDPGIQNLVVAITLDLFYSQMQAYGHSKIDDQLRQLNKIVLVDEADNFLSKNFSSLKKILKEGREFGVGTILSTQLLSHFSTGENEYANYILTWVVHNVADLNNKDVKYIFNTQSKSEEENIYSKIKSLNKHYSLVKMGDSDRAVFMKDRAFWEIVK, translated from the coding sequence ATGTCAGATCAATTTTATAGTTATTTATCAGAAAAAATAGTAGATTTTTTTAGAATGAATCCACTAAGTAGTGGAGCAAAATATAATATTCAATTTGAAAAAGAAGAACAAGTAAGAGCTTTATATGAATCAATAAATAAAAATAATACTCTTGCTAGAGAATTTGAGTATAAAGATTTAAATGGAGAAGTTAAATATAAGACATATCTTTTAGATTTCCAAAATGTTAAATTAATAGTTTCTGCGACAATAGATGATATTCAACCAGATTTTTTAACTAGACTTAGAAATATGGTTGGAGTTGAAGATGGATATAAAGATAAAGCTATATTATTTATTCATAATACAACATTAGATAGTATTATGGGAGGAACTGAATCGTTCACTAAAGAAGGTATGCCTTTTCATATAAAATCAATACAAGAAGATATTAGAGGAAATTTAGAAAAATCTAGATTTTCAGAAGTGGATAAAGCTATTATAGAATTAGACTTAGAAAGAAAAAGTAAAGAGTTATTTGGAGACAGTATATCTATTTTTGAATATAAAGATTTACTTGCAACGGTAAATGGTACTTGTATTGAAAAAGAACAATATAAAAATTTTGGATTGTTCTATGATAGTAAATTAAAAAATTGCAATAATAAGAAAGAACTTAATAATAGACTAAGAGATAATACATTTAGCTTTAATAAAGTAAGTGAAATTCATAATTATGGTAATCCAGAAACTCAACTTGAAAAGTATTTTGATGATAAAGGTGTAGATAAATTAAAAGGTGATGACTGGAAGGAAGTTGACTTTAAAGAAGTAGAAAAATTTGTTGAGGCTAAAAAAGCAACCAAACCATTAGAATATATTTCAGGCTCAGAATCATGGGATAAAGAAGAAGGGACATCTAAAGCGAAGTCAAGAATAAGAAATATTATTGTTTTTAATGAAGATCATAAACAAGATATAGAACTAGAATTCTCTTTTGATGATACTTTATATAAAGAATTTTTAAAAATAGATGGAGATATTGAAGCTATAACTTCCGGGAAAAAGATAAAAGCTACCCTTCATTACTGTGATGGTGATGCTAGCTTCTATAAAATTGTTTATAAAAATGATAAAGGCATTAAATTTGAATTTAAAATAGTTATAGTAGGATTTAATGAAAAATATTTTGAAAGTATAAAAACTAAATATTCTATTATTGTAAAAAATAAAAATAGTCATATTTTAATTAAAACAAATGAAAATTCTGTAGTATTCAATGAATTTGAATCTAGTTCTACAGTTGAGGAAATATACGATAATTATGATACGGTTGAAGTAAAAAATCAAGAAAAATTAGAATTGAAAATTAGTGATAATTTCGAATATGAAAATGATAGTGATTTAATAAAGTTTAAAATTAAAATAGATGAAAGTGTAGTTCCTTTTGGCATTAGAGGAACTAGTGAAAAAATAGCTCCAATAGAAGGATTAAAAGTATGGAAATTAAAAAGAGAGAAGAAAAGTGATTTTAAATTTATTGGAGAAAATAAGCTTCAGCATGGAACTAAAGAATATTTTGCTAGAGATGAATTTAGAAAAAATCTATGTTTAGAGAAGCAAATTATAGAATGTGAAGGAGTATATTTTACAGAATCTGAAGAGGGACTAGACTCTATAGATTTAGAATTAAATCCTAAGGTTAAAGAAAGCTATGATGAAATATTAAGATATTATAAGATAGCTAATAAACTTCCAAGTTTAACTTATTTAAATGATGAATTAAAGAATCTTTATCATAACTTTATTAAATGTTATATAAATGAATTAAACAACATTACTGAAGGTTCATTACTTAGTAGAGAACAAAAGAACTTATTTAGGATAGGAATGATAGAAAGAAAAATAGAGGATCGAGAAGTAATATTAACTCCTCTTCATCCTTTAAATATTGTATATCAATTACACTTAAGTAATGAATTTCTTGAAGAAGAAATGAACGATGATATTATTAAAAAACTTACATCAACATATCTTTTACCTTATATTACTGTTGATGAAAAGAAACTGTATATTCCTATGGAACAATTTAATTCTCCAGAATGGAAGTATTATGTAGATGCAGAACTTCCAAGATATAAGAGCTCAAGAAACTTTGTATCTAAATTAGTAAATGAAAAAATTGAAGAGTTTGTTGGACACTTTAAATATTTATTTAATATGGGTAATAATGCACCAATAAGAATTAATTTAATAAATACAGGTGATAGTAAAGAAATTCTTCAAGGAATATTTAAATATTATATAAAGCAACTTAAAGGTAAGAATAAAAAAGTATTACCAATTGATTTATTCATTTATTCAAATAAGAATATTACAAATGCTTTTGAAGAAGTGGCATTTAATGATAATATAAATGATTTAAAAGATATATATGGTTTAGATTTAAATGTTGATAATATGTCTGAAGAGGATGTATTAGATTTATATAGAGAAAAGGTACATTTTTATTCTAAGAAGATAGAAAATGGAATTGAATATGCACATATTACCTTTGTAGAAATGAGTAATGATGTTAAAACAATAATATCTAATATGGATGAGATACCATCAGGAATAATATTAAATGGACTAATTTCAGGAGTACCATCAGTATTTTTAGGAGATGCATATAGAACGGGTTTTGGTACTAAGTATGCTAATACTAAAACTGAACTAATGACTATAGCAAGTAAGCTTAATGCATTAGATACGGCTATGGATGGAGCACCTTTTCATATAAATCAATGTAAAGCTATCTCTGTAGATAATGATAATAAAACTACACTAGATAATATTTATAATTCCAGCCATTGGGTTACATTTATAGATCCAAAAGTAGATTTGAATTTCTTTAAGAATGATCCAGATGCTAAAGACTTACTTATTATTCATTATAGTGATCAATATACTACAGCAGGTGGTTATGATGCAATTACGGTTACAAGAAAGTCAGGTCCATATCAAAAGGTTATAGAAGAGTTTTTAACTAAAAAGGGAATAGAAAATGCTAAGATTCATTCACCAAATGTAATAAATATGTTTAATGCTATTAATGGAGATTGGTTACTTAGATTATTATCAAGTAAATCACATTTTCCAAAGGAAAAAATAAGTATACTATCTGCAGTTAAATTAGCATTAGCTAAATTTAAAAAAGATAATATAATCTGGGTACCAGTATCTTTAGAAGAAGTTTTAAGAGTATCAGGAGGGGCAGGACTTAAACAAAATGAAGGCTTTTTGTCAGCTAAAAAGTTAGGATTTGAAAATAATGGTGCTACAAGTGATGATATTCTTTTAGTAGGAATTGAAAAGGCTGGTGATAAGACTTATGTACATTATTATCCTATAGAAGTTAAGATAGGTGATAATTCAAATTCTTATATTAATAAAGGTATAGAACAAGCAAAATCAACTAAAAAGATTTTTAATGAAATATTATTACCTAAAGAAGATAAAGAATTAAGCAGTACACAAAAAGTATATAGGAACTTTTTAATGCAGTTAGTAATAACAAGTGCTGAAAAATTTAATCTTTATAATGTTTGTAATGAAGAAAATTGGATTAGCGTAATTGATTCAGATTTAAGAAGAATATTATTAAATGAAGAATATGTAATAAGTAATTTTATAGAAGAATCTATAGGTGAAGCAGCTGTTATTTCATTTAAAAAGGAAAATTATTTTGACAACATTAAAAAAGAAGATAATGTTTTAGTTATTGAAATGTCTGAACAAGATGGATTTGAATTTATAACTAAAACAGTTGGAGAAATAAGAAAAGAAGCAGGAAATATAGAAATAAATAGCGTAATACCTGAAAATCAAGAAAATACTAAAAAAGAAATTAATAATAAAAAAGATGGAAATGATGAAATAAGAAAATATGGAACACCTGATGGTCAGACTTTAAACAATAAACCAGAAGATGAAGGAGTTTTAACACCAGAAGAAATGATTACAGATCAATCTGGATTAGAACAAAATGAATCATCAATAGTTGCAGATCCATCTTCTGAAGATAAAGATGAAAATAATAGAAATATGCAAATTTTATTTGGGGTTAATCAAAAGAATAATAAAGAAGTATATTGGTGCCCTAATGATACAAATAAATTAATGCATACTAATACAGGAATAATAGGAACTATGGGAACAGGTAAAACTCAGTTTACTAAATCTATGGTTACACAAATTTATAAAGAATCTAAATATAATGTAGATAGTAAAGAAGTTGGAATATTAATCTTTGATTATAAGGGAGATTATAATAAATCAAAACAAGATTTCTTAGAAGCTACAGATGCAAAAGTATTTGAATTATATCATTTACCGTTCAATCCATTATCAGTAGTAAAAGCAGTAAATTCAAAACCAATGCTTCCACTTCATACTGCAAATGGGTTAAAAGAAACATTAGCAAAAGCTTTTGGATTAGGAATAAAGCAAGAAACATTACTTAGAGATTTAATTATGGAAGCTTATGAAAAGAGAGGAATAATTAAAAATCAACCAGATACATGGGATAAGCCAGCACCAACACTTAAAGATGTATATGATATTTATGTTGGCAAAGAAGATTTAAAAGAAGATAGTTTATATGCTGCATTTAGTAATTTAATAGATTTTGAAATATTTGAACCAGATTGTAATGAAACACAAAGTTTATTTGATTTAATTGATGGAGTTACCGTTATAGATCTATCAGGATATGATCCAGGAATACAAAATCTTGTTGTAGCTATAACTTTAGATTTATTCTATTCACAAATGCAAGCTTATGGACATAGTAAAATTGATGATCAATTAAGACAATTAAATAAGATTGTATTAGTAGATGAAGCTGATAACTTCTTAAGTAAAAATTTCTCATCATTAAAGAAGATTCTTAAAGAAGGAAGGGAATTTGGTGTTGGAACAATACTTTCAACTCAACTTTTAAGTCATTTTTCTACTGGAGAGAATGAATATGCTAATTATATATTAACTTGGGTAGTTCATAATGTGGCTGATTTAAATAACAAGGATGTTAAGTATATATTTAATACTCAAAGTAAGAGTGAAGAAGAGAATATTTATAGTAAAATAAAGAGTCTTAATAAACATTACAGCTTAGTTAAAATGGGTGATAGTGATAGGGCTGTGTTTATGAAAGATAGGGCTTTTTGGGAAATAGTTAAATAG